The following are encoded in a window of Miltoncostaea marina genomic DNA:
- a CDS encoding ATP-binding protein has product MSANGPGDARVGVVLGHQAASSQTFQVGLEPGQSLQVDDLVAVTTPDPEADVVTYGVVVESRALHEGATMPSDSMVIAAGEMPGELVRTAEVQVMRVDPERWIAPHPGLPVRRARGAEREHALYEDTMDRRLALGLGRDGEPVNLDLDFLDGTKGGHVSISGISGVATKTSTALALIRLLLAHPDMRRRVRVLLFNVKGEDLLFLDHRNRRYAERAARDGLDAAWARLGLADPGGFPDVAFWAPPRRDDHTLPSSESRHEGVKVFGWTPHAFVLEGLLRFCFADASDMRSQLSFVEERVRGELLRRAVPVAGHPGAVGLLSGPAEGPPRRREPRAAGELMAGPFHDLDGLVAFLVEELDAEEGFGMWTGRAAPGTVSAFVRRLESAAARLRGLVRSDASPIPRGDAAADEPPVAVVHLARLHEFAQRFVVGTLLAQTFAAKEAGTRDPIEFVVLDELNKYAPRDGDSPIKETLVDIAQRGRSLGVILVGAQQQASLVAPEITQNAAIRIAGRLDAAEAERGEYGWLGPAQRARARLLMQGRVLVSQPSVPAPIAVEIPFPPWATTSGEAARDEVAERALREFG; this is encoded by the coding sequence ATGAGCGCGAACGGCCCGGGCGACGCCCGGGTGGGCGTCGTGCTGGGGCACCAGGCGGCCAGCAGCCAGACCTTCCAGGTGGGCCTCGAGCCCGGCCAGTCGCTGCAGGTCGACGACCTGGTGGCGGTCACGACGCCCGACCCCGAGGCCGACGTCGTCACCTACGGGGTGGTGGTCGAGTCGCGCGCCCTGCACGAGGGCGCCACCATGCCCTCCGACTCCATGGTCATCGCCGCCGGCGAGATGCCGGGCGAGCTCGTGCGCACCGCCGAGGTGCAGGTGATGCGCGTCGATCCCGAGCGGTGGATCGCCCCCCACCCCGGCCTGCCCGTGCGCCGCGCGCGCGGCGCCGAGCGCGAGCACGCGCTGTACGAGGACACCATGGACCGGCGCCTGGCCCTGGGCCTGGGGCGCGACGGCGAGCCGGTCAACCTCGACCTGGACTTCCTCGACGGCACGAAGGGCGGCCACGTCTCGATCTCGGGCATCAGCGGCGTGGCCACGAAGACGAGCACGGCCCTGGCGCTGATCCGCCTGCTGCTCGCCCACCCCGACATGCGCCGCCGCGTGCGGGTGCTGCTGTTCAACGTGAAGGGCGAGGACCTGCTGTTCCTCGACCACCGCAACCGCCGCTACGCCGAGCGGGCCGCCCGCGACGGCCTCGACGCGGCGTGGGCGCGCCTCGGCCTCGCCGACCCCGGCGGCTTCCCCGACGTGGCCTTCTGGGCGCCGCCGCGCCGCGACGACCACACGCTGCCGAGCTCCGAGTCGCGCCACGAGGGGGTGAAGGTGTTCGGCTGGACGCCGCACGCCTTCGTGCTGGAGGGGCTGCTGCGCTTCTGCTTCGCCGACGCCTCCGACATGCGCAGCCAGCTCTCGTTCGTGGAGGAGCGGGTGCGCGGCGAGCTGCTGCGGCGGGCCGTGCCGGTGGCCGGCCACCCCGGCGCGGTGGGGCTGCTGTCCGGGCCCGCCGAGGGGCCGCCGCGCCGGCGCGAGCCGCGCGCCGCCGGCGAGCTGATGGCCGGCCCGTTCCACGACCTCGACGGGCTCGTCGCCTTCCTCGTGGAGGAGCTCGACGCGGAGGAGGGCTTCGGCATGTGGACCGGGCGGGCGGCGCCGGGCACGGTGAGCGCCTTCGTGCGCCGGCTCGAGAGCGCCGCCGCGCGCCTGCGCGGGCTGGTGCGCTCGGACGCCTCGCCCATCCCGCGCGGCGACGCCGCCGCCGACGAGCCGCCCGTCGCGGTGGTGCACCTCGCCCGGCTGCACGAGTTCGCCCAGCGCTTCGTGGTCGGCACGCTGCTCGCCCAGACCTTCGCCGCCAAGGAGGCCGGCACGCGCGACCCGATCGAGTTCGTCGTGCTGGACGAGCTCAACAAGTACGCGCCGCGCGACGGCGACTCGCCGATCAAGGAGACGCTGGTCGACATCGCCCAGCGCGGGCGCTCGCTGGGCGTGATCCTGGTGGGCGCGCAGCAGCAGGCCTCGCTCGTGGCCCCGGAGATCACCCAGAACGCCGCCATCCGCATCGCGGGCCGCCTGGACGCCGCCGAGGCCGAGCGCGGCGAGTACGGCTGGCTGGGGCCGGCCCAGCGGGCCCGGGCGCGCCTGCTGATGCAGGGGCGGGTGCTCGTGAGCCAGCCGAGCGTCCCGGCGCCGATCGCGGTCGAGATCCCCTTCCCACCCTGGGCGACCACCTCGGGCGAGGCCGCGCGCGACGAGGTGGCCGAGCGCGCCCTGCGCGAGTTCGGGTGA
- a CDS encoding metallophosphoesterase family protein, which translates to MRLLHTGDWHLGKRLYGADRAAEAEAALDELVALADAERVDAVLVAGDLLDRRLVDSAALGACLRALERLAEVAPVVAVTGNHDDPDLWTHLAPYLAARRIHVSGRVRPPAEAVATVATDAGPLHAAMLPWADPARMQLGGGAAARDARVRWADGVGELVRRYSAEAAARRREAGGAAVLVGHLMIERALAGGGERELTMGISYVVSSAALPADLDYIALGHVHRPQPLPGVAAPGRYCGSPMALDFSEDNHPKSAVIAEVAGDTTTVREVPLTAAAPLVRIRGPLGGLGALASAHPAGAWFACEVELEGPVMDLVRQVRDAVPRALRVEAVYPQAAAAAGDEGGGDGGDGPARSLPDLYAEWVARGGRELTAARASAFAAAIAGAGSPDDEG; encoded by the coding sequence GTGAGGCTCCTCCACACCGGCGACTGGCACCTCGGCAAGCGGCTCTACGGCGCCGACCGCGCCGCGGAGGCCGAGGCCGCGCTCGACGAGCTGGTCGCGCTGGCCGACGCCGAGCGCGTCGACGCGGTGCTCGTGGCCGGCGACCTGCTCGACCGGCGTCTGGTCGACTCGGCGGCGCTCGGCGCGTGCCTGCGGGCGCTCGAGCGGCTGGCCGAGGTCGCGCCGGTGGTGGCGGTGACCGGCAACCACGACGACCCCGACCTGTGGACGCATCTGGCGCCCTACCTCGCCGCCCGGCGCATCCACGTCTCGGGCAGGGTGCGGCCGCCGGCCGAGGCGGTGGCCACGGTCGCGACCGACGCGGGGCCGCTGCACGCCGCGATGCTGCCGTGGGCCGACCCCGCGCGCATGCAGCTCGGCGGCGGCGCGGCGGCGCGCGACGCCCGGGTGCGCTGGGCCGACGGCGTGGGCGAGCTGGTGCGGCGCTACTCGGCCGAGGCCGCCGCGCGGCGGCGCGAGGCGGGCGGCGCGGCGGTGCTCGTGGGGCACCTGATGATCGAGCGGGCCCTCGCCGGCGGCGGCGAGCGCGAGCTGACGATGGGCATCTCGTACGTCGTCTCGTCGGCCGCGCTGCCGGCGGACCTCGACTACATCGCGCTCGGCCACGTGCACCGCCCCCAGCCCCTGCCCGGCGTGGCCGCGCCCGGCCGCTACTGCGGCAGCCCCATGGCGCTCGACTTCAGCGAGGACAACCACCCCAAGTCGGCCGTCATCGCCGAGGTGGCGGGCGACACCACGACCGTCCGCGAGGTGCCGCTGACGGCGGCGGCCCCGCTCGTGCGCATCCGCGGACCGCTCGGCGGGCTGGGCGCGCTCGCGTCGGCCCACCCGGCCGGCGCTTGGTTCGCGTGCGAGGTCGAGCTCGAGGGGCCGGTCATGGACCTGGTGCGCCAGGTGCGCGACGCGGTGCCGCGCGCGCTGCGCGTGGAGGCCGTCTACCCGCAGGCCGCGGCGGCGGCCGGGGACGAGGGCGGCGGCGACGGCGGCGACGGGCCGGCGCGCTCGCTGCCCGACCTGTACGCGGAGTGGGTCGCGCGCGGGGGGCGGGAGCTGACGGCGGCGCGCGCGAGCGCCTTCGCGGCCGCGATCGCGGGGGCCGGCTCGCCCGACGACGAGGGCTGA
- a CDS encoding SbcC/MukB-like Walker B domain-containing protein, which translates to MGTTAVATGDLPAADRSLAAARERAAAAARDHARAEERLRAAAAEDEGGRERRAQAAAALERAGVTAEGAAGAADEAAARAAQLDAAVAEAERGLRAEETAVASEDARLGAERAALARDDGELAGARASLGAWAAHEDPAAALGAALEEIAAAERAAEAASDDAARAAAEAGRAREVADGLRAGPVADLRTTAARVAARGSLEPPAAGLDAAALVDAAVRLRRAALEAAARHDAAAARADDAAAAARDDLLAAGAPLGVGDPAQAEGAVRRLTAERDAARAGLARAEEAAASARRLAGEAAAARAEADVHRQVANDLRADRFPRYLLNRFGERLAVGASARLQELTAGAYRFSGRDKDALAVVDMRRGERPRPASTLSGGERFLASLALALGLSDIAAESGGRLDCLFLDEGFSTLDADSLEQALSGVERLAGDGRLIGVITHLPGVADRLGAAIHVRKDPGGSSRIVEP; encoded by the coding sequence GTGGGCACCACGGCGGTGGCCACCGGCGACCTGCCGGCCGCCGACCGGTCCCTGGCCGCGGCGCGCGAGCGGGCCGCGGCGGCCGCGCGCGACCACGCCCGCGCCGAGGAGCGCCTGCGCGCGGCGGCGGCCGAGGACGAGGGCGGGCGGGAGCGGCGCGCGCAGGCCGCGGCCGCGCTCGAGCGGGCGGGCGTCACCGCCGAGGGGGCGGCCGGGGCCGCAGACGAGGCGGCCGCCCGCGCCGCGCAGCTCGACGCCGCGGTCGCCGAGGCCGAGCGCGGGCTGCGCGCGGAGGAGACCGCTGTGGCGTCGGAGGACGCCCGCCTGGGCGCGGAGCGCGCCGCCCTGGCGCGCGACGACGGGGAGCTGGCCGGCGCGCGCGCGTCGCTCGGCGCGTGGGCGGCCCACGAGGACCCCGCGGCCGCGCTCGGCGCGGCGCTCGAGGAGATCGCCGCCGCCGAGCGGGCGGCCGAGGCGGCGTCGGACGACGCGGCCCGGGCGGCGGCCGAGGCCGGCCGCGCCCGCGAGGTGGCCGACGGCCTGCGCGCGGGCCCGGTGGCCGACCTCCGCACCACGGCGGCGCGGGTGGCGGCGCGCGGGTCGCTGGAGCCGCCCGCGGCGGGCCTGGACGCCGCTGCGCTCGTCGACGCCGCGGTGCGGCTGCGCCGGGCGGCGCTGGAGGCGGCGGCGCGGCACGACGCGGCGGCGGCCCGCGCCGACGACGCCGCCGCCGCCGCGCGCGACGACCTGCTGGCCGCCGGCGCCCCGCTCGGCGTCGGCGACCCCGCGCAGGCGGAGGGCGCCGTGCGCCGCCTGACGGCCGAGCGCGACGCCGCCCGCGCGGGGCTGGCGCGCGCGGAGGAGGCCGCCGCCTCGGCGCGCCGCCTGGCCGGCGAGGCGGCCGCGGCCCGCGCCGAGGCCGACGTGCACCGGCAGGTGGCGAACGACCTGCGCGCCGACCGCTTCCCGCGCTATCTGCTCAACCGCTTCGGCGAGCGCCTGGCGGTGGGCGCCTCCGCCCGGCTGCAGGAGCTGACCGCCGGCGCGTACCGCTTCTCGGGGCGCGACAAGGACGCGCTGGCCGTCGTCGACATGCGCCGCGGCGAGCGGCCGCGCCCGGCGTCGACGCTGTCGGGCGGCGAGCGCTTCCTCGCCAGCCTCGCGCTGGCCCTCGGCCTGTCCGACATCGCCGCAGAGTCGGGCGGGCGGCTCGACTGCCTGTTCCTCGACGAGGGCTTCTCCACGCTGGACGCCGACTCGCTGGAGCAGGCGCTGTCGGGGGTGGAGCGGCTGGCCGGCGACGGCCGCCTGATCGGCGTGATCACGCACCTGCCGGGCGTGGCCGACCGGCTCGGCGCGGCGATCCACGTGCGGAAGGACCCCGGGGGCTCCAGTCGAATCGTGGAGCCATGA
- a CDS encoding cupin domain-containing protein encodes MATMEIKNFEAPEETRPFTANGRAEVVTVGGHPVLRGVFEPGWRWSEHVKPIAGTGSCEATHLLYCVSGRMAVRMADGAEAEFGPGDVAAIEPGHDAWTVGDEPCVAIDFGGYAQYARA; translated from the coding sequence ATGGCGACCATGGAGATCAAGAACTTCGAGGCGCCGGAAGAGACGCGGCCGTTCACCGCCAACGGCAGGGCGGAGGTGGTGACCGTCGGCGGGCACCCCGTGCTGCGGGGCGTCTTCGAGCCGGGCTGGCGCTGGTCCGAGCACGTCAAGCCGATCGCGGGCACGGGGAGCTGCGAGGCGACCCACCTGCTCTACTGCGTCTCGGGTCGGATGGCCGTGCGCATGGCGGACGGCGCCGAGGCCGAGTTCGGCCCCGGCGACGTGGCCGCGATCGAGCCCGGTCACGATGCCTGGACTGTCGGCGACGAGCCGTGCGTCGCGATCGACTTCGGCGGCTACGCGCAGTACGCCAGGGCATAG
- a CDS encoding MFS transporter, which translates to MAAQAGISAVQLGLPAVAPRIRDELGLSLAGTGTLLAASTVGIIATLLGWGALADRVGERAVIGVGLTGAAGALALGSQAGSAGALGACLVLAGALGSSANAASGRAVVAWFGPGERGLALGLRHMSTPLGGAAAAALLPLAADAGGLEAALLALAAACLGGALAAVAGLRRAPAAPDASGAPRPGAGPLRDPAIWRLSLGTAAVVLAQLSLLSFTALYLHEERGWSPGASALALAGVQAGGAVARVVAGAWSDRAGSRIGPLRALALAGGVTLAAAAALLAAPDGPAVAALVVAGVLTMAGNGVSFAAAAEMAGPARVGTALGLQNTVLFVAVAMAPPAFGAAVGLVEWPAAFALAAACPLVGWWALGPLRARERARPS; encoded by the coding sequence ATGGCGGCGCAGGCCGGCATCTCGGCGGTGCAGCTCGGCCTGCCCGCGGTCGCGCCCCGCATCCGCGACGAGCTGGGCCTGTCGCTGGCGGGCACCGGCACCCTGCTCGCGGCGTCCACGGTCGGCATCATCGCCACGCTGCTCGGCTGGGGCGCGCTCGCGGACCGGGTGGGCGAGCGGGCGGTGATCGGGGTCGGCCTCACCGGGGCCGCGGGGGCGCTCGCGCTGGGCTCGCAGGCCGGGTCGGCCGGGGCGCTGGGCGCCTGCCTGGTGCTGGCCGGCGCGCTCGGCTCGAGCGCGAACGCCGCCAGCGGGCGCGCGGTGGTCGCCTGGTTCGGCCCGGGCGAGCGGGGCCTCGCGCTGGGGCTGCGCCACATGTCGACGCCGCTCGGCGGCGCGGCGGCCGCGGCGCTGCTGCCGCTCGCCGCCGACGCCGGCGGCCTCGAGGCCGCGCTGCTGGCGCTGGCGGCCGCCTGCCTGGGCGGCGCGCTGGCCGCGGTGGCCGGGCTGCGCCGCGCGCCCGCCGCGCCCGATGCCTCCGGCGCGCCGCGTCCCGGCGCCGGGCCGCTGCGCGACCCCGCCATCTGGCGCCTGTCGCTGGGCACGGCGGCCGTCGTGCTGGCCCAGCTGTCGCTGCTGTCGTTCACGGCGCTGTACCTGCACGAGGAGCGCGGCTGGTCGCCTGGCGCGAGCGCGCTCGCCCTGGCGGGCGTGCAGGCGGGCGGGGCGGTCGCCCGGGTGGTGGCCGGCGCGTGGTCGGACCGCGCCGGCAGCCGCATCGGCCCCCTGCGCGCGCTGGCCCTCGCCGGCGGGGTGACCCTGGCGGCGGCGGCCGCGCTCCTGGCGGCGCCCGACGGGCCCGCGGTCGCCGCGCTCGTGGTGGCCGGCGTGCTGACGATGGCCGGCAACGGCGTCTCGTTCGCGGCCGCCGCCGAGATGGCGGGCCCCGCCCGGGTCGGCACGGCGCTGGGCCTGCAGAACACCGTCCTGTTCGTGGCGGTGGCGATGGCCCCGCCGGCCTTCGGCGCGGCGGTCGGCCTGGTGGAGTGGCCGGCCGCGTTCGCGCTCGCTGCGGCGTGCCCGCTCGTCGGCTGGTGGGCCCTCGGCCCGCTGCGGGCGCGCGAGCGCGCGCGCCCGTCCTGA